CAACGATCACTTCAGAGAAAACCGGTGGGGACTCTTGGGGACTGTTATCCGTTTTGGGTGCAGCCTCCTCCCCTGCTGTTGTTTTGGCGGGAGGAGCAGGCAGAGGTTCTTTATTTTCAATCAGTTCTGGCTTGGCAAGGGTCGGCGGCATGATTTCGGTTGGGAGCGGAGATTCTTCGGAATCCTGTGGAAGGGCTTCTTTCCTGAGTGCAGATTCCCCAGGCGGTTCAGCCGGAGACTTGATTGCAGCGGATTCCTGCGGGCGATGATCTGGCCCTGTTGTTTCCGGCGTTTTCGGAGCTTCTTCCTCTGTCATTGCGGGGTGATCCTCGGTCTTTGTCGTGTCGGATGGCTGCGGAGGTGGCTCGGAAGATTCCGGAGACAGGACGACTTCTGCGACTGAGTTTGATGGGCTATCGGCTACAGCAGGAATGGCGGCGGGAGCCGGCGGCTCTTCATTGATAACGGGCTCTGTTTGCGTAGGAGTCTCCGGTTCTGTGTTTTTCGGTTGTAGCTCGTTTTCCGGGGAGACGTGTCCGTCCTTTTTGAGCTGGTCCACAACGGCGTTGATCTTGAGGTTTTTTTCCTGGATGAGTTTCTCCTGCCCCTGGATTTTTTCCTCCAGCTCCCCGATCTTTTTTTGCCTCAACTGGATCTGGCCCTGGGCTTCCTTGATTTCCTCTTCTTTGGCGAGGATGTTTTTTTCGAGCGTTTTGATGTTTTCCTCAAGCTGGTTAACCCTCTTCAGATAGGAGTTGCCTTCGGTCTGGGCTGCGGTCAACTGAACTTCCAGCTCGCGGCATTTGTCTTTGGAATCCTTGAGTTCTTTTTCCAAGAGGTCTTTGACTTTGTTGAAATCCTTGCGGTGCTTGACTTCATTGGACAGGGCCTTTTCAGATTTTTCCAGGTCTTGGCTTTTTTCCTGAAAAAGGGCGTCGAGTTTTTGGTATTTTTCAATGAGTTCGGAATGCTTTTTCTCAAGCTCGTCGTGGCGGAGGGCCAGATCGGACTCGGTCTCAACGGAGTTTTTGTCTGAAAAGGACCGTGTGTCGAGGCGCAAGGCCGCTGTCCCTGTGGACGGCGTGGGAGAATTGATGGGCGGCAGAGACGGCTGCTGCATGACTTGCGGTTGCTCCTTGAAGATCTTCCGCTGGAGAGTCCCGAAAATCTTGGGGATGGTGATTGTTTTTGACTCGGAAGAGGGTTTCAGCGCTTCCTCTCCAAGCCCGAGTTTTTTAAGGATGGCCGCAGAGGTGACGCTTTCTTTGGGTTGGCCTTCAGCGGAAGGTTCCTGCGGCTGCTGTTTTTTTTCCGACCACATCAGCCAAGCCACAATCCCGAGTCCGAGAGCGATGACGCCAATCCCGATGTAAAACGGTAGCAAGGTCTGTCTCCGAATCGTTTATCCCGGTCAAAGCGGTGTTTGACAAGCGCACCCGGGAATTTATAATAGGTGTATGATTTCCTGCGTTTTGCTATCCGCGGGGTTGAGTTCCCGCTTCGGATCGCCCAAGGCCCTGGCCCCCTGGATCGGGGGCCAGACCGTCATCGGGCATCTCCAGTCGCTCCTATTGTCCTCTTCCATCGACGAGATCATTGTCGTAGTGGGCGCTGGCGCCGAGAACGTCCGGCCTCATGTATTAAAGCACAAAAAAATTCGTATTGTCTATAACAAAGATTATATTCTCGGCCAGACATCGTCGTTCCGGGCTGCATTGCCCCACTGCTCTCCGGCCGCCGAAGCTGTTTTCCTTCTTCCTGTGGATTTTCCTGCCATCCAGTGTGGCACATTGCAATCGTTGATCGCGGCGTTCCATCAGCAAAAGCCCCTGATTCTGGTGCCTGTTCACGAGGGCCGTCGGGGCCACCCCCCCCTGTTTCGTGCGGACTTGTTATCGGAATTCTTGGCCTTGGGAGACGATTGCGGGATTAACAGCGTTCTGCATCGGTATGAAACGGATGTCGTGGATTTTTCGGTCAACGATGAAGGCGTTTTGGTGACCTTTAACACTCCGGAGGAATTCCGGCAAATCAGGGAGCGGGCTGCTCCTGAGGGACCTGCTGGAACGAAATAACGGTGGCCGTGAAGCTCGTGCGGATATTCCCGTTGGCCAGGAATTTTTTTAAGCCCGTTTTTTCCTCCGTCCCCCCTTTGCCGTTTTTGGTGATGTTGGTGATGGCGTCTCCGCCCAAAACACCCGCTTCTTTTTTCAACTGCTCAATGACCGCCGGCATTTTTTGGCGCCGCTCGGCGTTGACCGTGACGAATCCGACGACCTCATGCGGCCGGTCCACGGCTTCCAGATAAACGACTTCG
The sequence above is a segment of the Candidatus Omnitrophota bacterium genome. Coding sequences within it:
- a CDS encoding nucleotidyltransferase family protein; this translates as MISCVLLSAGLSSRFGSPKALAPWIGGQTVIGHLQSLLLSSSIDEIIVVVGAGAENVRPHVLKHKKIRIVYNKDYILGQTSSFRAALPHCSPAAEAVFLLPVDFPAIQCGTLQSLIAAFHQQKPLILVPVHEGRRGHPPLFRADLLSEFLALGDDCGINSVLHRYETDVVDFSVNDEGVLVTFNTPEEFRQIRERAAPEGPAGTK